Genomic DNA from Equus caballus isolate H_3958 breed thoroughbred chromosome 10, TB-T2T, whole genome shotgun sequence:
tgtgtgtgtgtgtgtgtgtgtgtgtatgtatgtgtgtgcatgcatgcacatgtgagagagagagagaatgtgtctTGGGACCAGGGGACTATTTTacataataaatgataaaattatttaagtaaaataCACCTTGAGCTCATATCTCATTAATAATAGAAACACTAATTCAGCCAAAAAAGGGAATCTCCAGAATTTTACATTAGTCAATAAGCAAAACTTCTACCCAAACTATGTCAATTAAAAAGATATTCTTGTGTCCCATTTCGTTATACGAAGCAACaactataacaaaaatatataaataattgctGAATTGGTGAGCATACCCCAGAACATACTTGCATtacctttctcccttcttttcagAATAAAAGACCAAGCTATGATAGCAACTGGAGGAGTGATAACCGGCCTGGCTGCCTTGAAGAGGCAAGACTCTGCCAGATCACAGCATCATGTTAACCTCAGCCCATCGCCTGCTGCTCAAGAAAAGAAACCAGTCAGGCGTCGGCCTCGGGCTGATGTTGTGGTTGTTCGAGGCAAAATCCGGCTTTATTCCCCATCtggttttttcctcattttgggAGTGCTTATCTCCATTGTAGGAATTGCAATGGCAGTCCTTGGATATTGGCCccaaaaagaacattttattgaTGCGGAGACAACACTGTCAACAAACGAAACTCAGGTCATTCGGAACCAAGGCGGTGTGGTAGTTCGCTTCTTTGAGCAACATTTACATtctgataaaatgaaaatgcttgGCCCTTTCACAATGGGGATTggcatcttcattttcatttgtgctAATGCCATTCTTCATGAGAACCGTGACAAAGAAACCAAAATCATACACATGAGGGATATCTATTCCACCGTCATCGACATCCACACGCTAAGGATCAAGGAGCAAAAGCATATGAATGGCATCTACACTGGTTTGATGGGAGAAACAGAAGTCAAACAAAATGGGAGCTCCTGTACCTCAAGACTGGCAGCAAATACCATTGCCTCTTTCTCAGGTTTTAGGAGCAGTTTTCGGATGGACAGCTCTGTCGAGGAGGATGAGCTTGTGCTAAATGAAAGCAAAAGTCTGGGGCATCTTATGCCACCTTTGTCCTCTGAcagctctgtctctgtctttggCCTCTACCCACCTCCTTCCAAGACAACCGATGATAAGACCAGCGGCCCTAAGAAATGTGAAACCAAGTCGATTGTGTCATCATCCATCAGTGCATTCACGTTGCCTGTGATCAAACTTAATAACTGTGTTATTGATGAGCCCAGTATAGATAGCATCACGGAGGATGCTGAGAACCTCAAAAGTAGGTCAAGGAATTTGTCAATGGATTCCCTCGTGGTCCCTTTGCCCAACACCGCTGAGTCCTTCCAGCCCGTCAGCACAATGCTCCCGCGGAATAATTCCGTTGGGGAGTCATTGTCAAGTCAGTACAAGTCCTCTGTGGCCCTTGGAGCTGGGGCTGGACAGCTCTTATCTCCTGGGGCTGCTAGAAGACAGTTTGGGTCCAACACATCCTTGCATTTGCTCTCGTCGCATTCAAAGTCCTTAGACTTAGACCGGGGTCCCTCCACCCTGACTGTTCAGGCAGAACAACGGAAACATCCAAGTTGGCCTCGGTTGGATCGAAGCAACAGCAAAGGGTACGTGAAACTAGAGAACAAAGAGGACCCGATGGAGCGATTGCTCGTGCCCCAAGCCACAATCAAAAAAGACTTTACCAATAAGGAGAAGCTTATTATGATTTCAAGATCTCACAATAATTTGAGTTTTGAACATGATGAATTTTTGAGTAACAACCTAAAGCGAGGAACTTCTGAAACAaggttttaatgttaaaaaacatATCATTTTACAAggctatatattttaaaactattttcactAGTGTTTCCTCATTAAACATTGCTTGTAAGCCTTTTTAATCAAATGGTTTGTAGTGTATTAGACCTGGCTACTTAATTCTCTGGAGATGGTTGTATGCTCTGGTTACTTATGATGGCAGTATTCTATATTATcacatatgattttatttttcccacttaTTTGAAAGCTTATGATCTCTTTCCACTCATGATCTTTTATTAATATGAATTCAAAATACTTCCATCTGAATTaaagttccttttcttttcttttaagttctttCATTGATGCTCATATTTATAGAACGAAGTGTCCAGTTAGCAAAAGGTAGGGTACCAAGTGTGGACTAGAAGTACCAAATTCCAGCCCAAGATTCAACGTGTATTTATAAATGAGTGTGAGTGCAAATCAAGATGTGATTTTCTGAATAGTTGCTTTTATATAGGATTGGttaaattgtttaaaatggaaaagatcTAGCTTCTGTGTGAGCTAAATAATATGAATTGGTTAAATTGGTTTAGTTCTGTGTGAGCTAATTGATATGAATTGATCAAGTCAATTATGACTTCTACTCGGAATTCTAGGAAGatagtatttttttcaaaatcagttCTATTTTTAGTGATATGTTATCAAGAAACCATGTATTCAAGAACC
This window encodes:
- the TMEM200A gene encoding transmembrane protein 200A isoform X1; this encodes MIATGGVITGLAALKRQDSARSQHHVNLSPSPAAQEKKPVRRRPRADVVVVRGKIRLYSPSGFFLILGVLISIVGIAMAVLGYWPQKEHFIDAETTLSTNETQVIRNQGGVVVRFFEQHLHSDKMKMLGPFTMGIGIFIFICANAILHENRDKETKIIHMRDIYSTVIDIHTLRIKEQKHMNGIYTGLMGETEVKQNGSSCTSRLAANTIASFSGFRSSFRMDSSVEEDELVLNESKSLGHLMPPLSSDSSVSVFGLYPPPSKTTDDKTSGPKKCETKSIVSSSISAFTLPVIKLNNCVIDEPSIDSITEDAENLKSRSRNLSMDSLVVPLPNTAESFQPVSTMLPRNNSVGESLSSQYKSSVALGAGAGQLLSPGAARRQFGSNTSLHLLSSHSKSLDLDRGPSTLTVQAEQRKHPSWPRLDRSNSKGYVKLENKEDPMERLLVPQATIKKDFTNKEKLIMISRSHNNLSFEHDEFLSNNLKRGTSETRF